aacatattcGAACAACCACCGGAGTGTTACCTCTTCAATACAAGcgtatataaaaaaaaatatgcacacataaacacacgcacaccacacacatatatataaatatatataaatatatatatatttttttttgtttgtttgtttctttctttctttttgttattcccGTTTCTTCACATCTCACCGCACGCACGCGTGTGGCCCCATTAAAGTAAAataagataaataaataaataatgaacatgaacATGAACATTttaggaaaaataaaaggaaggagaacaAAGCttagcaaaaaaagaaagaaaaaaacacataacggaaaataataaatgctTGTGTATACTTCTCATTTCGTTACTGTCAACGTGTGGGTTAATcaaggaagaggggaaaggaaaagggaaaattataaatatataaaatgaaagaaagaaaaaagaaaagaaaagaaaaaagcccACTCAAACCAGATGGAGAAAAATTAATGGAGAGGCATTAGCTGCTGTCATCattaatatattattattattattatcatcattattattattattgttattactattgctTTCGGGATTgtcttgttattgttgttattgttgttaaggGTATATGCAATGCGTAAGCATTAGCCATTCATAAGGAAGGGGCCGAATGGGAGGGGAATATattaataaacaaataaagaggAATTTTGTTAACCCAAAATTCCTTCAACACCACTCTCAATGCACAGCGCTGAAGGAAATAAGTAAAATaatcaaaaaacaaaaagataaatagacggaaaggagggaaaggagggaaaggtaAGAAGGTCAAGACGGGTGCGTCGTAtacaaattttaaaattgtaaaaaaaaattaaaaaaagggaaaagggaaaagggaaaaggaaactcATTGAATAAGTGAAAGAAGTTATAAAATTATTGCAAGGTAAGgatagaaaagagaaaggggggtttaacaaatgtatatataaaataacgggggaaagggaagaagaagaaattgTTAAAgtatgaaaagagaagaataaGAATATCAATGAGTGCGAGTTACTTCTTCCACTGCTTCGCAATCATCATGCATACGAATACACGAGCAAACGCAACGTTAATAAACATTGTAGCGACTGTAATGAATTTTTGCAATGGTAGTGGTAATAATAGCGTGATACCAAAAGGTACATTCACTATTTATTTgttacccccttttttatcactttctttctctcatGTTCAGTTACAGCCACAACGGCGATATTCGCTTCAGTGCAGCAAGCACATTTTACCAAGGGAGCACACGACCGCGTataaaagtggaaaaaaaaacaaaaaaaatggaggagaaaaaacagaaaggaaagaaggaaagggagaaggagcaGTTGCGTATTGGTTTCCACACAAATCCCCTCCGCAGTGTATTCGAGTGAACttataaaaaaatgaaagaggaaCGAGTGGAGCCCCGCCCTTTACGCGTCATTTCTCCATCCACTTGTGTTTGTTGGTTGTTTGTTGGACCTCTCaccacacattttttttcttctcgttatttttttttttccccacatactacatcttcttttttctcttttttaatccCATTTACATGCACAATCaaccacacatacacatacacacacacatgcatatacatatataaatatatatgaatatatggATATATGGATAAatagatatatagatatatagatatatccatatatctatatatctatttatatatacatgtatgttAACATACGTGATGCTGGCGAAACAGCagtggggaaaaaagaagaaaagagaaactggAACCGTGGCGATATCTTCACCCGTATTCCGCGCCACCTTCAATAACAGGGGAGCTTCTACAAACACTCTCTGCATGGTGTAATGCAAAATCATTTTATTACTACATTTTCAttattcccttcttttcctttgttgttgttattaatatttctcccccttcctttcccctctacacctttttttttttataatcattccattccattacattcccttcctcccGCTTCTCCTCCTTGCAATTGCAATATGAATGCGTATAAACGTAGAAATACGGGGACAAATGAATTATAATATAGTATAAGTAAATACATGGCAACGCAGCCTCAAACAATTACGGTTCCACCTTGCCGCAACTATTTGAaatcccctccccttcctcagCTTTTggatttccctcctctccattcttttttttttcatttttcagtGTGGCAGCAAAAGAGGACGGAACGAATTGAGGGAAGCAAATTGTTCATAgcacacacgaaaagaaaaagaaaatgagtgcAATGAAAGTCAACTTCCGAAACGCAcagacgcacacacgcatatatatatatatatactgatATATGGATATATACCAAGGGAGTGATatgcaaacaaaaggaacggtggcaaaaaaaaaaaaacggaagaaaGAACGATCAAATGTTGATGACGCGAAAGACTCACCGCTTCATATCAATCAATTCGCTGAAGCACACACGCCGTGCAGTCCATCATGTTTCTGTCCACACGCAATCATCAGGGATATTATCAAGTTAGCCTCCCTCCATGCACACCGTCCTCCAGTCCACAGCAACCACACAAGCAcagaatatatatttatttgcgtacacatacacacatacgtTTGCGCGCACACTTGTATACGAGTAAATGTGAAAGTTCTCAACTCCTTGCAAACATATACGTGTAAATGTATAAACATGCATGCATGAACATATATGAATGGAAATTTAAAGAAATACCGCAAGTTGTCGCCGTGGATCGTGCATAACCCCTCTTGCGCCAAAAGTCACCGAAACCCCGCATTATCTTCGCGCTGTGCCCACGGCAGGCGGTTagcaaatcaaaaaaaaaagggaaaagccaattattatcatttatttattccgtCGGaggaaacaacgaaaaggaaggaaaatcaaaagaaaCTGCGGATAATACCGATTGCTTTGCCCGTTACTGGTGGTTTAATTGTGGTCATAAGGCACCAAATACGGAAGGAGCCGCAGCGCCCTTgatttcgaaaaaaaaaaattaacgaCATGGgaagggagaagaggaaaaaagagaaaaaaaagaatcgcaCACGCACTCCGTTTCCTTCCTTGCCGCCCCTCTTGCAATGAATTTGTTCTTatttcaccttttttgtttgtttgtttgtttcccttaCCCCTCTTGCGGGTTTCTGCAGTTTCTCTCACTTCTCTCCGATGCCTTTCATTAACCCCATCATCGTTTGAATGTGGCTCTAAAGCTCAGGCATTAATACGCATGGAAACAACATCTCCTCCTCTCCCGATCCTTCCATCAAGCAggcgaaacagaaaaggtGTGCAAGTTATATGCAACTGTTCTGCTTTCAGCgcgaggaaaaggaaaggaaaaggtagaaACAACGGCGATAAAACATAAACAAGAACAAGAGCGACTCTCTCCTGTTGGTGCACGAATAGTCGGAGGCGGAACGAAACCTCtctgagagggaaaaaaaaaacaaagaggaaggTGGGAAAAGCGAACGTGGAATAATCGATAGATTCACGCGCAAACACGAAGTTCTTGGATCCGCCGTTTCCGCAACACCAGCAAGTCATAATGGGTGTGGTAACGTTGGCCactgaaggaaataaaggaaggaaagcaagCCCAACCGGCAGATGCTGGTTGGTTAAAGTTGCAAATAACGGATACCCAAATAGCAATGAGAGCAATAGTATGGCAAGAAACAAACGCACGGCTCTGGAAAATGCAAACTCGTTAGAAGAACGCTCTTAActagcaaaaagaaaagaaaactgtcTATTTAGCTGGTATCGTATTCACTGTATCGTGCAATGCATTGAAGAAACATGAAACAGCCAACACAAAGCGCGTGTAAATGGTGAAAGCGACAGGATAACTAACAATGCGCGTCAAGCCCACGTCTTCCGCTTGTCTGCGACACACGCTCCAAGTGTTCGCTGtactttttcaaaataagcGACAAGGCGTCACTGTGTGCACGGCGGCGCAGAACTTCATATGACGTACCATCAAACTTGCGGCACCGCAGCGCCTTTGATTCCATATTACTCAGTGGGATGGGCTCCATGAAGGACCTGTTGGACGAAACGGGTGTTGTGCACTCGGAGAAATGCAAACAACGCGCAGACGGTTCCGTACTTGGGGTTATGTCAACAGTTACCTCACACTGAGTAACAGATTCATTATCTCCATACTTCACATTCTCAGGCCCAAGTGCCGTCTCGGGTCGGCAACCCGCTTCCATTACTGCGCAGCTGCCAGCATTGGTCCCGTTGGCGACGTCGTCCACTAAATGCTGTTGGTTGTCTCCTTCGTAAATAATTGTTTCCACATCCATTTTAGGCGCAGCTTCCCTTAACcaaatctctttccttgacaGTTTTGCAATGGGCAAGATAATCGGGCAAGCTGCGTGATTGCGTGGCTCTGACGGAAGGGAAATTGAAATAAGGTCATGGCAATCTCCACCGCAGCCCCAATTAAAGGGGCCGTTGGACAGCTGACAAACCAAGTCATCTAAAATGCACATACAGGATTTACCACGGCTTTCACGGGTCAGTAACGTCACAAGTAGAATACTGGCACCCGCCGTGGATGAACTACAGAGTGGCAGCGCTGCACAATCAACCCATCCAAACAAATTTTCCCGGTTCGTGGTTGACAGCGCAACTGAGGTGTAACTGACTTGGGACTTTATTCCCTCGGTATTCGAATGTCGAGCCTGAAACCCATTAAGCTGCCCCACTGAGTCAGAAGTTGAAGCCAATAAATCACCGATATTTGACTTTTGAAAAATCAAAGGCAATTCAACGTTCTCGAAACTGGACAGTTCGTAAACTGGCGTTAACCCTGGGGCGTTACACGGAAAGCTTCCCCAACGGGGAATACAATTCTCTAGTGCACACATCTCGCCAGCTCCGCTGTGACAAAAGTTTTGTAGTTTTTTACTCTGAAAACCAACAcccatttcccttttgtttcttgcttCGTTGTCTTTTACTTCCTCTTGCTCCCCTTTTTCGTTCAGATGTTCGCTAAGATTttaatagaaacaaaaagggcaagaaaaagagtcTTGGGAGTGCATCGGCGGTACAAACCAAGTAAGTGTCTTTCATCCCGTTAGTGACTTAAACCACGCAGAGCTGCCGTGGGGCATGTTTCGGAGCAGTAGCATTCGaataaataagcaaaaaaataaacataaaaagTGGATTTCTCCAgtaggagaagaaaaataagggcACACTGAGACCACATCGACTATATGAGGTTACtggagaatgaaaaaaaaaaaaaagatggcaaTTCTCGGGGCAGAGAATGCAGAGAGCCCATGCAATTTAGGAAACATCTCCGCGTGACCCATTTCGAATGTCTACGGGGTACTACCTGGAATAAGTGCCTTCCTCTCACCGTAAGACtgtggaaacaaaagtgCCACAGCTGCCCTCCTTCAATCTcttatggaaaaaaaactctatGATATCACTACATGTCCCGCTTTTACTCTTTCTCCGTCAGCGTCGCCCTTACTGTTCTAGTTCCTCTGAGGGGAAACAACCGCTGATACCCCTTTTTCGAGGAAATAGTAGTAACACAACGTTGGAACGATACGTGTTGATTAGAGTGGGTTAGGgtttcaaagaaaaacaaagtttaaaaaaaaataatcacaagtgtgtgtgtgtgtatgtgtgtgcgtgtg
This region of Trypanosoma brucei brucei TREU927 chromosome 1, complete sequence genomic DNA includes:
- a CDS encoding hypothetical protein, unlikely (unlikely gene predicted by glimmer), which produces MYVNIRDAGETAVGKKEEKRNWNRGDIFTRIPRHLQ
- a CDS encoding hypothetical protein, unlikely (unlikely gene predicted by glimmer), whose protein sequence is MATQPQTITVPPCRNYLKSPPLPQLLDFPPLHSFFFHFSVWQQKRTERIEGSKLFIAHTKRKRK
- a CDS encoding hypothetical protein, unlikely (unlikely gene predicted by glimmer); this translates as MNGNLKKYRKLSPWIVHNPSCAKSHRNPALSSRCAHGRRLANQKKKGKANYYHLFIPSEETTKRKENQKKLRIIPIALPVTGGLIVVIRHQIRKEPQRP